A single window of Oscillospiraceae bacterium DNA harbors:
- a CDS encoding replication initiator protein A, whose product MSKFTCNKFDFYYGKEAEQFNFYRIPKLLFTDDRFKSVSTEAKVLYGLLLDRMSLSIKNGWVDEENRVYIFFKLEEAMEFLSIGKDKGVKLFAELDDKKGCGLIKRRTQGMGKPIIIYVMNFNSNVVSNEDISQGNSDMFQVPEESKSGLSDITEVLTSEKPKSRVLKNRSHVFGKSEVNETNISDNNISDNNLIKSNQDGECSTKLDVKNEIIMREKCKKDIAKNIEYALVCENYSQEKADSILDIILDAVCSKKDYLMIAGGEIPQIVVKNRFLKLDYRHIEYVLDCLENNTSKIHNIQSYILTALYNSPKTMEHYYTTLVRHDLCVDK is encoded by the coding sequence ATGAGTAAATTTACTTGTAATAAATTTGATTTTTACTATGGTAAAGAAGCTGAACAGTTTAATTTTTACAGGATCCCTAAATTGCTTTTTACTGATGACCGATTTAAAAGTGTTTCGACAGAAGCTAAGGTTCTTTACGGATTATTGCTTGATAGAATGTCTTTATCTATTAAAAATGGTTGGGTGGATGAAGAAAATAGAGTATATATTTTTTTTAAGCTTGAAGAAGCTATGGAATTTTTATCAATAGGTAAAGATAAAGGGGTGAAATTATTTGCTGAACTTGATGACAAAAAAGGTTGTGGTTTGATAAAAAGAAGAACTCAAGGGATGGGGAAACCAATAATAATTTATGTAATGAATTTTAATTCAAATGTAGTTTCTAATGAAGACATTTCGCAAGGAAATAGTGACATGTTTCAGGTTCCCGAAGAATCGAAATCCGGACTTTCAGATATAACCGAAGTCTTGACTTCTGAAAAACCGAAGTCTAGGGTTCTGAAAAACCGAAGTCATGTCTTCGGAAAATCAGAAGTAAATGAAACTAATATAAGTGATAATAATATTAGCGATAATAATCTTATCAAATCTAATCAAGATGGAGAATGCTCTACGAAACTTGATGTGAAGAATGAGATTATAATGCGTGAGAAATGTAAAAAAGATATTGCTAAAAATATTGAATATGCTCTTGTATGTGAGAATTACAGTCAAGAAAAAGCAGATTCTATTTTGGATATAATACTTGATGCAGTTTGTAGTAAAAAAGATTACCTGATGATTGCTGGAGGAGAAATCCCGCAGATAGTTGTCAAAAATAGATTTTTGAAATTGGATTATAGGCATATTGAATATGTTCTTGATTGTCTTGAAAATAATACCAGTAAAATACATAACATACAAAGTTATATTCTGACAGCATTGTATAATTCACCAAAGACAATGGAACATTATTACACTACATTAGTTAGACACGATCTATGTGTTGATAAATGA